The Struthio camelus isolate bStrCam1 chromosome 17, bStrCam1.hap1, whole genome shotgun sequence genome window below encodes:
- the MTRFR gene encoding mitochondrial translation release factor in rescue has translation MNASSLFHSTFLLKEASTASWRPWMLRKQQFSLTRLPLFQAAGKNSSNLLALNEAELKEQFVRGDGPGGQATNKTSNCVVLKHIPTGIVVKCHQTRSVEQNRKIAREILQEKVDLFYKGEDSDVFKEKKAAEKKKQEKKRRARENLERKKHFKEMQQSDGK, from the exons ATGAATGCTTCAAGTTTATTTCATTCTACATTCTTATTGAAGGAAGCAAGTACAGCATCTTGGAGGCCATGGATGTTGAGGAAGCAACAATTTTCCCTGACCAGGCTGCCCCTAttccaggcagcaggaaagaactCTTCCAATCTCCTTGCACTAAATGAGGCAGAATTAAAAGAACAGTTTGTAAGAGGTGATGGCCCAGGAGGTCAAGCCACTAATAAGACAAGCAACTGCGTTGTCTTGAAGCATATTCCAACTGGGATTGTCGTTAag TGCCATCAAACAAGATCAGTAGAGCAGAACCGAAAGATAGCCAGAGAAATCCTGCAGGAAAAGGTTGACCTCTTCTATAAAGGTGAAGACAGTgatgtttttaaagagaagaaagcagcagagaagaagaagcaagaaaagaaaagaagagcaagggaaaacctagaaaggaaaaagcattttaaagagatgCAACAATCAGATGGCAAATAA